In Deltaproteobacteria bacterium, one DNA window encodes the following:
- a CDS encoding adenylate/guanylate cyclase domain-containing protein translates to MSTRAPIPRWFILVILTALGANLLAGVTTTMTVDLMHGVTPFALSVREFEYTLLPYYRVVTYSTLTTVILAYLWPIIGFTQRDTTEPPSAKLQRRVINAPFVIAAIGFSGWLFSPIFFASATVLRFGRWAPELASQQIFSPLVSGFLAATISYLVSDWIFRVLVVPRVFPGGRLAEIRGTIAPDVRTRLLIFLIAVAFAPLFTMLGLIRAAVVRVQGGLPVSDTVATLSLASGVTFTLFIVVGIFLTLVVARTLARPLGEMVATLGRVQGGDLTRGVSVASADEVGVLADGVNALLHTLRDKERILETFGRVVEPAVRDKLLAGELRLGGEVRQASVLFCDLRGFTGLAETAAPAAVVATLNAFFTAMTAWVRECGGFVDKFIGDALLVVFGLFDPDPRDAGAPAALRCALGMQDRLAALNTARAAAGDAPLVVAVSVHTGEVLAGRIGAEDRHEYTVIGDTVNVAARLQQVCKERGCRLLLSEYTYELARAHGVTAEVTLRDSVSLRGRSETVRVLGVA, encoded by the coding sequence ATGAGCACACGCGCACCGATCCCACGCTGGTTCATCCTCGTTATCCTCACGGCGCTGGGGGCGAACTTGCTCGCCGGCGTGACCACCACCATGACCGTCGACCTCATGCATGGGGTGACGCCATTCGCGCTCAGCGTGCGCGAGTTCGAGTACACGCTCCTGCCATATTACCGCGTCGTGACCTACTCTACCCTGACGACCGTCATCCTCGCCTACCTGTGGCCGATCATTGGCTTCACGCAACGCGACACGACGGAACCTCCGTCGGCCAAGCTGCAGCGCCGCGTCATCAACGCGCCGTTCGTGATCGCGGCGATCGGCTTCAGCGGCTGGCTCTTCAGTCCGATCTTCTTCGCCAGCGCGACGGTACTGCGCTTCGGACGCTGGGCGCCTGAATTGGCCTCGCAGCAGATCTTCTCTCCGCTCGTGAGCGGTTTCCTTGCCGCCACCATTTCGTATTTGGTCAGCGACTGGATCTTTCGGGTGTTGGTCGTACCGCGCGTGTTTCCGGGCGGGCGCTTGGCAGAGATTCGCGGCACGATCGCGCCGGATGTCCGCACTCGCCTGCTGATCTTCTTGATCGCCGTGGCATTCGCGCCGTTGTTCACCATGCTCGGACTCATCCGCGCTGCGGTCGTCCGCGTCCAAGGCGGGCTGCCGGTGAGCGATACCGTCGCAACGCTCTCGCTCGCCAGCGGCGTGACCTTTACGCTGTTCATCGTAGTCGGCATCTTCCTCACGCTGGTCGTGGCGCGCACGCTGGCGCGCCCGTTGGGTGAGATGGTCGCGACGCTTGGCCGCGTGCAAGGCGGCGATCTGACGCGTGGCGTCTCCGTCGCGTCCGCCGACGAGGTCGGTGTCTTAGCTGATGGCGTGAACGCCCTGCTCCACACGTTGCGCGACAAGGAACGCATCCTCGAAACATTCGGACGCGTCGTCGAGCCGGCGGTGCGCGACAAGTTGCTGGCCGGCGAGTTGCGGCTCGGTGGCGAAGTGCGTCAGGCGTCGGTGCTGTTCTGCGATTTGCGCGGCTTTACCGGCCTCGCCGAGACGGCAGCGCCCGCCGCGGTGGTGGCGACGCTGAACGCCTTCTTCACCGCCATGACCGCGTGGGTGCGCGAGTGCGGTGGCTTTGTCGACAAATTCATCGGCGATGCCTTGCTGGTGGTGTTCGGTCTCTTCGATCCTGATCCGCGCGATGCCGGCGCGCCGGCCGCCCTGCGGTGTGCACTCGGCATGCAAGACCGTCTGGCCGCCCTCAATACCGCGCGGGCCGCGGCCGGCGACGCGCCGCTCGTCGTGGCGGTGAGCGTGCACACCGGCGAAGTGCTTGCCGGCCGCATCGGCGCCGAGGATCGGCACGAGTATACGGTGATCGGCGATACGGTGAACGTCGCGGCTCGCTTGCAGCAAGTATGTAAGGAGCGCGGCTGCCGCCTCCTACTGTCGGAGTACACCTACGAGCTGGCGCGCGCGCACGGCGTCACCGCCGAGGTCACGCTACGAGACTCCGTCAGCCTGCGCGGCCGCAGCGAAACGGTTCGGGTGCTCGGTGTCGCGTGA
- a CDS encoding glycosyltransferase family 2 protein, with the protein MAPDEQPRAGKTNPNVSVVIPARDEEQLIASCLRALARQSIGAHALEVIVVAAGTDRTAEIATAAGSSFRRCEVVTLEAGNKNAALRIGCARVSGDIVALIDADTELAPTALAEFVKELERTPHSVFHGALRSRHATWVARYSELHYRLVKDLHFNGNLGGGVIVLPRAALNAMDLGDLFPDRIGAGDDVHLGRQLRRCGWRIAYVATAEGTTGFPQTLRGLVASMLRNRRGVMALLPWPEAALQAANSVLLLGSAGAPLLVASHSFTLALVCLLPLLVHLARGAWRVVTLYRRGLGDYRRDLPAFLALDLLDRGLKLWAFIERVCGRAAPRSFRGERPKVAVA; encoded by the coding sequence ATGGCCCCGGATGAGCAGCCCCGTGCGGGGAAGACCAATCCCAACGTCTCCGTCGTGATCCCGGCGCGCGACGAGGAGCAGCTGATCGCTTCCTGTCTGCGGGCGTTGGCGCGGCAGTCGATCGGCGCGCACGCACTCGAAGTCATCGTCGTCGCCGCCGGCACCGATCGCACAGCGGAGATTGCGACGGCCGCGGGCAGCAGCTTCCGGCGCTGTGAAGTGGTGACGCTGGAAGCCGGCAATAAGAACGCGGCACTGCGGATTGGCTGTGCGCGGGTGAGTGGTGACATCGTCGCGCTGATCGACGCCGACACCGAGCTCGCCCCCACCGCGCTGGCGGAGTTTGTGAAGGAGCTGGAACGCACGCCCCACAGTGTTTTTCATGGGGCGCTGCGATCGCGCCACGCGACATGGGTGGCGCGCTACTCCGAACTCCACTACCGGCTGGTCAAGGATCTCCACTTCAACGGCAACCTCGGCGGCGGCGTCATCGTGCTCCCCCGCGCCGCGCTCAACGCCATGGATCTCGGCGACTTGTTCCCCGACCGCATTGGCGCAGGCGACGATGTTCACCTCGGGCGGCAGTTGCGGCGGTGCGGGTGGCGCATCGCTTATGTTGCCACGGCCGAAGGTACGACCGGGTTTCCGCAGACACTGCGCGGCCTGGTCGCGTCGATGTTACGCAATCGCCGTGGCGTGATGGCGTTGTTGCCGTGGCCCGAGGCGGCGCTGCAGGCGGCGAATAGCGTGCTGCTGCTCGGCAGCGCGGGCGCCCCGCTGCTCGTTGCATCGCACTCCTTTACCTTGGCGCTGGTGTGTCTGCTGCCACTGCTCGTTCACCTAGCGCGCGGCGCATGGCGCGTCGTCACTCTGTATCGGCGCGGCTTGGGCGACTATCGCCGTGATCTGCCGGCGTTCCTCGCGCTCGATTTGCTCGACCGGGGACTCAAGCTGTGGGCGTTCATCGAGCGCGTGTGCGGGCGCGCGGCGCCGCGAAGTTTTCGCGGTGAGCGGCCAAAAGTCGCAGTGGCTTGA
- a CDS encoding LLM class flavin-dependent oxidoreductase — protein sequence MHVGMSAIFQNPFNERPDFEVYRNDVHLADLAEPLGFESIWGVEHHFTDYTMCPDVLQFLTYMAGRTQRAQLGSMVVVLPWHDPMRVAEEVSMLDNLCGGRFIFGIGRGLGKVEFEGFRVPMDESRGRFVESAAMILTGLEQGYCESEGQYVKQPRRDIRPKPFKTFKGRTYAAAVSPESVQIMAELGVGILIVPQKPWEAVAAELQEYRVAYRKLNGGEPLPTIAAGWTFCDEDEGRAREMALRYIGGYWQSVLRHYELASDHLAKTKGYEYYGRMSEMVNSHGADAVSEFFLGLQVWGTPEQCYDRVQRIRGHVGCDTYIGVFSYAGMPIEEAERSMRLFARAVMPELKKV from the coding sequence ATGCATGTTGGGATGTCGGCGATCTTTCAGAACCCGTTCAACGAGCGACCGGACTTCGAGGTGTATCGCAACGATGTACACCTGGCGGATCTGGCCGAGCCGCTGGGTTTCGAATCGATCTGGGGGGTCGAGCATCATTTCACGGACTACACCATGTGTCCCGACGTGCTGCAGTTCCTGACCTACATGGCCGGCCGGACGCAGCGCGCGCAGCTCGGCTCGATGGTGGTCGTGCTGCCGTGGCACGACCCGATGCGCGTGGCCGAAGAAGTTTCGATGCTCGACAACCTGTGCGGGGGCCGCTTCATCTTCGGCATCGGCCGCGGCTTGGGCAAAGTCGAGTTCGAAGGCTTTCGGGTGCCGATGGACGAATCGCGCGGCCGCTTTGTCGAGAGCGCGGCGATGATTCTGACCGGCCTCGAGCAGGGCTACTGCGAATCCGAGGGCCAATACGTTAAACAACCGCGGCGCGACATTCGCCCGAAGCCGTTCAAGACCTTCAAAGGCCGCACCTACGCGGCGGCGGTGTCGCCGGAATCCGTGCAGATCATGGCCGAGCTCGGCGTCGGCATTCTCATCGTGCCGCAGAAGCCGTGGGAAGCTGTCGCCGCCGAGTTGCAGGAGTACCGCGTTGCCTATCGAAAACTGAACGGCGGCGAGCCGCTGCCGACCATCGCGGCGGGTTGGACGTTCTGCGACGAAGACGAAGGCCGCGCGCGCGAGATGGCGCTGCGCTACATCGGCGGCTACTGGCAGAGCGTGCTGCGCCACTACGAACTGGCGAGCGATCACCTGGCCAAGACCAAGGGCTACGAATACTACGGCCGCATGTCGGAGATGGTGAACAGTCACGGGGCCGATGCGGTGAGCGAATTCTTCCTTGGCTTGCAAGTGTGGGGCACGCCCGAGCAGTGCTACGACCGCGTGCAGCGGATCCGCGGGCACGTGGGCTGCGACACATACATCGGCGTCTTCAGTTACGCCGGCATGCCGATCGAAGAAGCCGAGCGCAGCATGCGGCTGTTCGCACGGGCCGTGATGCCGGAGTTGAAGAAGGTTTGA
- a CDS encoding TIGR03560 family F420-dependent LLM class oxidoreductase → MGTVHFGVSLPQIKRTWEETRAAALEFERLGFDSVWLNDHLYGIPGPQIPILEAWTTLSAVGAVTNRVQLGTLVSPVGFRNPALLAKMAATLDQISSGRVIVGIGGGWFQMEFSGYGFEFPSLRARLQQLDEAATVMKRMWTEEQPTFTGKHFRTESVYCEPKPVRRPPILIGGGGEKVLLRLAAQHADIWNNLAVDQGNLAAKVERLTAHCRAIDRDPASITISQQCLVVIGANDVDAEAKLEKARQIYGGHLGAGGPHGIAGTAAQCIAKIKQHLALGCTMFIIEFFGRDTREPARLFAEQVVPAFR, encoded by the coding sequence ATGGGCACCGTCCACTTCGGCGTCTCGCTACCGCAAATCAAACGGACCTGGGAGGAGACGCGCGCCGCCGCGCTCGAGTTCGAACGCCTCGGGTTCGATTCGGTGTGGCTCAACGATCATCTCTACGGCATCCCAGGTCCGCAGATTCCCATCCTCGAAGCGTGGACCACGTTGTCGGCGGTTGGTGCCGTAACCAACCGCGTGCAGCTCGGGACGTTGGTTTCGCCGGTCGGTTTCCGCAATCCCGCGCTGCTGGCGAAGATGGCGGCGACGCTCGACCAGATCAGCAGCGGGCGCGTGATCGTCGGCATCGGCGGCGGGTGGTTCCAGATGGAGTTCAGCGGCTACGGCTTCGAGTTCCCATCGCTGCGGGCGCGATTGCAGCAACTCGACGAAGCGGCGACGGTGATGAAGCGAATGTGGACGGAAGAACAACCCACGTTCACCGGCAAGCATTTTCGGACCGAATCCGTATACTGCGAACCGAAGCCTGTACGACGCCCGCCGATCCTGATTGGCGGCGGCGGTGAGAAAGTGCTGCTGCGTTTGGCCGCGCAACACGCCGACATCTGGAACAACCTCGCCGTGGATCAAGGCAACCTCGCCGCGAAGGTCGAGCGACTGACGGCGCACTGCCGCGCGATTGATCGTGATCCGGCGAGCATCACGATCTCGCAGCAATGTCTCGTCGTCATCGGCGCGAACGACGTCGACGCCGAGGCGAAGCTCGAGAAGGCGCGGCAGATCTACGGCGGCCACCTCGGTGCCGGCGGTCCGCATGGCATCGCCGGCACCGCCGCGCAGTGCATCGCCAAGATCAAGCAGCACCTCGCGCTCGGTTGCACCATGTTCATCATCGAGTTCTTCGGCCGCGATACCCGCGAGCCGGCGCGGCTGTTCGCCGAGCAAGTGGTGCCGGCGTTTCGGTGA
- a CDS encoding enoyl-CoA hydratase/isomerase family protein — MPPRATLIEELSEGVLLITLNRPERKNAFNHRMWGDFRDALAEAQASDAVRVVVVTGAGNAFSAGQDLSEMMSGGEAESGDAHPFGTFMDRLCAFDKPLIAAVNGVGVGIGLTLLLHCEYVYIARDARLRAPFITLGVVPEAASSYLLPALVGYRKAIDLLFESDFISADRAVEIGIATQLCEPDALLAAALERARRLAAKPLGSLRWTKRLVLAARQDQVAAARQREDEAFTHRVGSPENLEAVAAFFAKRSPDFSAVPPTDREP, encoded by the coding sequence ATGCCGCCGCGCGCAACGTTGATCGAAGAATTGTCGGAAGGGGTGCTGCTGATCACGCTCAATCGGCCGGAGCGGAAGAACGCTTTCAATCATCGGATGTGGGGCGACTTCCGCGACGCGCTGGCGGAGGCGCAAGCGAGCGACGCGGTACGCGTTGTCGTGGTCACCGGCGCCGGCAACGCGTTTTCCGCCGGACAAGATCTCAGTGAAATGATGAGTGGCGGCGAAGCCGAGTCGGGTGACGCGCATCCGTTCGGCACATTCATGGATCGGCTGTGTGCCTTCGACAAGCCGTTGATCGCCGCCGTGAACGGCGTCGGCGTCGGGATTGGCCTCACGCTGCTGCTGCACTGTGAGTATGTCTACATCGCGCGCGACGCCCGTCTGCGCGCGCCGTTCATCACCCTCGGCGTGGTGCCCGAAGCGGCCAGCAGCTACCTCCTGCCGGCGCTGGTCGGCTACCGCAAAGCGATCGACTTGCTGTTCGAGTCGGACTTCATCTCCGCCGATCGAGCGGTCGAGATCGGGATCGCCACGCAACTCTGCGAACCTGACGCGCTGCTCGCCGCCGCACTCGAGCGCGCGCGCCGCCTGGCGGCGAAGCCGCTCGGGTCTTTGCGCTGGACGAAACGACTCGTACTCGCCGCGCGCCAGGATCAAGTGGCGGCGGCGCGCCAACGCGAAGACGAGGCGTTCACGCATCGCGTCGGCTCGCCGGAGAATCTCGAAGCGGTGGCGGCCTTCTTTGCAAAACGCAGCCCGGACTTTTCCGCCGTGCCACCAACCGACCGCGAACCATAA
- a CDS encoding Rieske (2Fe-2S) protein codes for MTRRQALLDGTIESQRATVTPPPLSLGSLSALRARLPLVVETGGRRFRLVEVAGEIIAHAVVCPHRGGPLDEAPVDGGCITCPWHGYRFDLRTGRNVDGRECHLDPAPRVQTDFESNEALMVWSPE; via the coding sequence ATGACGCGGCGCCAGGCGCTGCTCGACGGCACGATCGAATCGCAGCGCGCGACCGTTACGCCGCCACCGCTCAGTCTCGGTTCGCTTTCGGCACTACGTGCGCGCTTGCCGTTAGTTGTGGAGACCGGTGGCCGGCGCTTCCGTCTCGTTGAAGTCGCCGGCGAAATCATCGCGCATGCGGTGGTCTGTCCGCATCGCGGCGGACCGCTCGATGAGGCGCCGGTTGACGGCGGCTGCATCACGTGTCCGTGGCATGGCTATCGGTTCGATCTGCGCACCGGGCGCAACGTCGATGGTCGCGAGTGTCACCTCGATCCAGCCCCGCGCGTGCAAACTGATTTTGAGTCGAACGAAGCGCTAATGGTCTGGTCGCCTGAGTAG
- a CDS encoding DTW domain-containing protein, whose product MPSSTQPRTASAIRHRLVCYDCFKPQVACVCASIEPVANRTGIIILQHPRERFHAVGTARIARLGLVKVRVESRAPRARDSAMSVPFPARTALLYPTNGAQELAAMPVVERPQNLVVLDGTWFHAKKIYDAYQWLRDLPHVSLTPSEPSRYRIRREPKPHYVATLEAIVCALRIIEPHTRGLDGLLRSFAAMIDRQAAYTPTTKKSLVPSTLNFTSGGG is encoded by the coding sequence ATGCCTTCGTCGACACAACCGCGTACAGCGAGCGCGATCCGTCATCGCTTGGTGTGCTACGACTGCTTCAAGCCGCAAGTGGCGTGCGTCTGCGCTTCGATCGAGCCGGTCGCGAACCGCACCGGCATCATCATCCTGCAGCACCCGCGCGAGCGCTTCCACGCCGTCGGCACGGCGCGCATCGCGCGGCTGGGGTTAGTGAAAGTCCGCGTCGAGTCCCGCGCACCGCGCGCACGCGACTCGGCGATGTCGGTGCCGTTTCCCGCGCGCACCGCGTTGCTCTATCCGACAAACGGAGCCCAGGAGTTGGCGGCGATGCCGGTGGTCGAGCGGCCGCAGAATTTGGTTGTTCTCGACGGCACATGGTTTCACGCCAAGAAGATCTACGACGCCTATCAATGGTTGCGAGATCTCCCGCACGTCAGCCTGACGCCGAGCGAACCCAGCCGGTACCGCATTCGCCGCGAACCCAAGCCGCACTACGTCGCCACGTTGGAAGCGATCGTTTGCGCGTTGCGAATCATCGAGCCGCATACGCGCGGCCTTGACGGCCTCCTGCGCAGCTTCGCCGCCATGATCGACCGCCAAGCGGCGTACACGCCGACGACAAAAAAGAGTCTTGTTCCATCGACATTGAATTTCACGAGCGGCGGCGGCTAA
- a CDS encoding CoA transferase has protein sequence MSDPGALSGIRVVELGMWAAGPACCAVLGDWGADVVKIEDPRTGDPMRGFQVRSKADPNQRVSPSFAVNNRNKRSVTLNLDTESGRTVALDLIGKADVFVSNWRPRALERLGFDPETLTAHFPRLIFGQLSGYGHVGPERDRAAFDYGAAWARAGIMASIGEPNSPPPGARPALIDHPTGLSLAGGIAAALFERTRTGKGQIVRTSLFQMGLWMKAVDLQAAMLGGALPLPEPFRRGQSAVQFLPHSGRPLALPHHDAGRSPLARFQPRNRT, from the coding sequence ATGAGTGACCCAGGAGCGTTGAGCGGAATTCGCGTCGTCGAGCTGGGCATGTGGGCCGCGGGGCCCGCGTGCTGCGCGGTGTTGGGCGATTGGGGCGCCGACGTGGTGAAGATCGAAGACCCGCGCACGGGAGATCCCATGCGGGGCTTTCAAGTGCGCAGCAAAGCCGATCCCAATCAACGCGTGTCACCGAGCTTCGCGGTCAACAATCGCAACAAGCGCAGCGTGACGCTCAACCTGGACACCGAGAGCGGCCGAACCGTCGCGCTCGATCTAATCGGCAAAGCCGACGTGTTCGTCTCCAACTGGCGACCACGCGCGCTTGAGCGCCTCGGCTTCGATCCCGAGACGCTCACCGCACATTTTCCTCGGCTCATCTTCGGGCAGCTCAGCGGCTACGGTCACGTCGGACCGGAACGCGATCGTGCGGCGTTCGACTATGGCGCGGCCTGGGCGCGCGCCGGCATCATGGCGAGCATCGGTGAACCCAACAGTCCGCCGCCGGGCGCGCGCCCGGCACTCATCGATCACCCGACCGGTTTGAGTCTCGCCGGCGGCATCGCGGCCGCCCTGTTCGAGCGCACGCGCACCGGCAAGGGACAGATCGTGCGTACGTCGCTGTTCCAGATGGGGCTATGGATGAAAGCCGTCGACCTGCAGGCGGCGATGCTCGGCGGCGCTCTGCCGTTACCCGAGCCGTTTCGCCGCGGTCAATCCGCTGTTCAATTTCTACCGCACAGCGGACGGCCGCTGGCTCTACCTCATCATGATGCAGGGCGATCGCCACTGGCGCGATTTCAGCCGCGCAATCGGACGTGA
- a CDS encoding CoA transferase: MFNFYRTADGRWLYLIMMQGDRHWRDFSRAIGRDDWADDEALQTMRGRFEQRSEIIARLDALFSTKSFDEWAEILDRHHLFWARVQNDDEVLADPQAAALEAWGEVTDAAGESMTLLKSPIGFSRSETSLRVAAPEVGQHTEEVLLEHGYTWERIAELKEQGAIG; encoded by the coding sequence CTGTTCAATTTCTACCGCACAGCGGACGGCCGCTGGCTCTACCTCATCATGATGCAGGGCGATCGCCACTGGCGCGATTTCAGCCGCGCAATCGGACGTGATGACTGGGCCGACGACGAAGCGCTGCAAACCATGCGTGGGCGCTTTGAGCAACGCAGCGAGATCATCGCGCGACTCGATGCGTTGTTCAGCACTAAGTCGTTCGACGAGTGGGCCGAGATTCTCGATCGCCACCATCTCTTCTGGGCACGCGTGCAGAACGACGACGAAGTGCTCGCCGATCCACAGGCCGCCGCGCTCGAAGCATGGGGCGAAGTGACCGACGCCGCTGGAGAGTCGATGACGCTATTGAAGAGCCCGATCGGCTTCTCGCGCTCCGAGACGTCGCTACGAGTGGCCGCACCCGAAGTCGGCCAACACACCGAAGAGGTGCTCCTGGAGCACGGCTACACCTGGGAACGCATCGCCGAGTTGAAGGAGCAAGGCGCGATCGGATGA
- a CDS encoding EthD family reductase: MVKLIFLCRRRPDITHERYAELLLGGHVPIALQHHPTLRAYVVNIVEQSPDGWEPLDSVGELSFDTLADFRERLYDSPAGQAIVERDVQGFTSGAHAYATTEHVQKPRWPDAPLGVRSPGIKLVCPLVRRTGISHAEFVAHWLTRHVPLALVHHAGLSKYVTNVVDERLSSGGDELDGIAELHFPSLETLKTGMFDSAEGERIIRDDITRFIGRTAAYRVAEYVEKVSV; this comes from the coding sequence ATGGTCAAACTCATCTTCCTCTGCCGCCGCCGGCCCGACATCACACACGAGCGGTATGCGGAGCTGCTGCTCGGCGGCCACGTGCCGATTGCGCTGCAGCACCATCCGACTCTGCGAGCGTACGTCGTCAACATCGTCGAGCAGTCGCCTGACGGCTGGGAGCCGCTCGATAGCGTGGGCGAGTTGTCGTTCGACACCCTCGCGGACTTTCGCGAGCGCCTCTACGACTCGCCGGCGGGACAAGCGATCGTCGAGCGCGACGTGCAAGGCTTCACGAGCGGCGCGCACGCGTATGCCACCACCGAGCACGTGCAGAAGCCGCGCTGGCCCGACGCGCCGCTTGGCGTGCGATCGCCAGGCATCAAGCTGGTGTGCCCGCTGGTGCGACGGACCGGCATCAGCCATGCGGAGTTTGTCGCGCATTGGCTCACCCGTCATGTGCCACTCGCCCTCGTGCATCATGCCGGCTTGTCGAAGTACGTCACCAACGTTGTCGACGAACGCCTGTCGTCCGGCGGCGACGAACTGGACGGCATCGCCGAGTTGCATTTTCCCAGCTTGGAGACACTCAAGACAGGAATGTTCGACTCGGCCGAAGGTGAGCGTATCATTCGCGACGACATCACCCGCTTCATCGGCCGCACGGCGGCGTACCGCGTGGCCGAGTACGTGGAGAAGGTTTCGGTATAA